From Drosophila virilis strain 15010-1051.87 chromosome X, Dvir_AGI_RSII-ME, whole genome shotgun sequence, the proteins below share one genomic window:
- the LOC6634486 gene encoding peroxynitrite isomerase THAP4 — translation MASEGFKKYFNSTTMNGRANVAKATYATLALVYLFYRVRRGKDQPPAAKEPTFEPSCSCDEKLPNSEIIVEPPDRDCAVCRERRPRDDGCNGHSEPPPPPPPASSAPARRKCPCEDPHRHLDSGKPQHTQHPLTQQQQQQQQQRQSCNASQLDEAHPARELISQMQEAASRVLRNVIGAVMGDTPTAASGDSEENCSCCTPGGANDILDSGDQVEDEACDYESDSQMLSRQRRTAPRACVPSNTSSDTDDPAEAKQTESESEAQAQAQATGQTQSQSTPQSQLQSTSQSPSQPPSQPPTRYRCFDDDFASEMFFEDYEE, via the exons ATGGCTTCCGAGGGCTTCAAGAAGTATTTCAATAGCACCACAATGAACGGTCGTGCGAAT GTTGCGAAGGCCACGTATGCTACGTTGGCGCTCGTCTATTTGTTTTATCGGGTGCGTCGCGGCAAGGATCAACCGCCAGCTGCCAAGGAGCCGACATTTGAGCCGAGCTGCAGCTGTGACGAGAAGCTGCCGAACTCAGAGATTATCGTTGAGCCGCCGGATCGAGATTGCGCCGTCTGCCGGGAGCGACGACCCAGAGACGATGGCTGCAATGGACACAGtgagccgccgccgccaccgccgccggcGAGCAGTGCGCCGGCTCGCCGCAAGTGCCCCTGCGAGGATCCGCACCGGCACCTGGACTCGGGCAAGCCGCAGCACACACAGCATCCGCtgacgcagcaacagcagcaacagcagcaacagcgccagAGCTGCAATGCATCGCAATTGGATGAGGCGCATCCGGCGCGTGAGCTTATCTCGCAGATGCAGGAGGCCGCATCCCGTGTTCTGCGCAATGTGATTGGCGCCGTCATGGGCGACACACCAACCGCTGCCAGCGGCGACAGCGAGGAgaactgcagctgctgtaCACCGGGCGGGGCAAACGATATACTCGACTCCGGCGATCAGGTGGAGGACGAGGCCTGCGATTACGAGTCGGACAGCCAGATGCTGAGTCGCCAGCGGCGTACTGCGCCCCGCGCCTGTGTGCCCAGCAATACCAGCAGCGACACGGATGACCCTGCCGAAGCGAAACAGAccgagtccgagtccgaggcgcaggcccaggcccaggccacGGGTCAGACGCAATCGCAATCAACGCCACAGTCGCAGCTGCAGTCAACCTCacagtcgccgtcgcagccGCCTTCGCAGCCGCCGACACGGTATCGCTGCTTCGACGACGACTTTGCCTCCGAAATGTTCTTTGAGGACTATGAAGAGTGA
- the LOC6634485 gene encoding ATP synthase membrane subunit K, mitochondrial: MSDYFKFNKIFDSQTVRGRANVAKATWASVGLIYVLVKMRRRNAKRREAFKYCKGCQQKLFL; encoded by the exons ATGTCGGATTATTTCAAGTTCAATAAGATCTTCGATAGCCAAACTGTGCGCGGACGTGCCAAC GTTGCCAAGGCCACCTGGGCCTCGGTGGGACTCATCTATGTGCTGGTCAAGATGCGACGCCGCAATGCCAAGCGTCGGGAGGCCTTCAAGTACTGCAAGGGCTGCCAGCAGAAGCTGTTCCTCTAA